CTGCACGGGAACCATTTTGCGTAAATAATGGTTTAGGTAGACTTATTGTTTTCACTATCTAATTCACCTCATCCTCATTTTAGCACATTATCTATTGAAAGCCTTATGAAAAGAAAGTTGTTTCAAGAACTTTTCACAGATAGTAGTCAATTTTTTTAAAAGAAAAAAGCCTCTCCGTAAACGAGAGACTTCAAAGAGCTTACTTTGATGATAATAATACTAAAATAAATAATAGTAACATCCAAACAGCACCAATAATTGCTGTTGCACGTTGCATAACAGCTTCAAATCCGCGTGCTTTTTGTTTACCGAAAAGTTTATCTGCGCCACCTGTAAATGCACTTGCTGCACTGTTTTGTTTACTTGGCTGCATCATAACGGCAATAACCATCACTACTGAAAGGATGATCACAAGTGTTAAAATAAAATTATACATAGTCTAATTCTCCCTTATTCACAAAATACATCTATTATACTTTAGCATATTTTTTGTACAAATACCAGTTGTATTTGCAAAACGAGAATGTTTCAACTAAATTATACGAAAAAATGACCTGTGTTTCCTCATTCAAGCACAGGTCATTTTCATCACGTTCTTAATACATCACTATATTCAGATTTTGTATCAAATTCTTTTTTGGCAAAGGGGCATAGTGGAATTATCTTTTTCCCTTCACGACGGGCTTTTTCTACACCGTTATAGACTAGTTTTTCTGCTAATTTTTGCCCTCTGTAGGTCGGATCAACAAATGTATGATCGATAATCATCATGTGATCTCCTGCGTTGGACCAAGTCATTTCACCAATTTCTTGGTCGTCATCGTTTAATAACACAAAACGATTTTTTTCTTCTTTGATTTCCATCCTTATTTTCCATCCTTTCGAATGTATTTTAGTGCTCCGCTAGGGCACGTATTAATTACTTGAATGTCCTCTTCAATACTACCATTATCAGCAATGATCCACGGGCGGCGTCCTACTTCAAATACGTTTGGATTCCCTCGAACACAATTGCCAATATGCACACATACATCTTTGTTATAGTAAATATCCAGATCCTCACCTAAGTATTTACGATACCCTTGCTCTGTCAGCATTTCTTCTGTGACACTTTGGTTATTTACTTTGCTGCCATCCATATTTTTCCTCCTCAAACTATAAAATTACAGTCATTTTTTTATTCTTTAGTCAAGTTGATTTTAACAATTAAAAATGGACGTTGCAACTATCTTTACTCTTGCACATCGGTCGTATAGAAAGAGTCGTTTTAATCATTTTTAGCTCGTAACGAAGAAAGAATAGAGACAGTATCCACCACTTCTTGTAAAATCGCACCTAATAAGGCTGGAATAATCCCTGTGCTAGCGATCAACATCAAGATCGTACAAATCAGAATACCGATCAACACAGATTGTTTAGCGATTTTCATTGTGTCTTTAGAAATAGCCACTGCCGTACTAACTTTTTCTAAGTCATCTTTTAAGATCACAGCATCAGCCGTCTCACTTGCTGCAGTAGCTCCGCGAGCCCCCATTGCGATTCCCACATCTGCAATTGCCAAAGAAGGTGCATCGTTTACTCCATCCCCGACCATTATCACAGGACGATCAGCATTAACTATTTTCTTTAATACATTAATTTTGTCTTGAGGTAAGCACTCTGCATAGACTTCCGTGATGCCGACTTCTTTTGCGATATCATCGGCAACTTTTTGATGATCTCCAGTCAACATCAATAAGTGATTTACATGCAATGTTTGCAATTGATCCATTGTTTTCTTTGCTTCTGGACGAATGCTATCATTAAAAGTGATATAGCCTAGAAATTGTTCATCTTCGGAAACATATACAGCAGTTTGGTCCACTGTATCTTCAATTTTTTTTGGTGACACAAATGCTGGTTTCCCGACACGAACTACTTTTCCTTCAATCGTTGCTTTTACGCCGGATCCTGTTATTTCTTCTAATTCTGACACATTTTTCAAGCTTTGTGCTGATGAAAAATGAGCTACCAGAGAACGTGCCAATATATGGCTAGATTCTTGTTCAGCACTTGCCGCTAAAAGTTCTAACTGATCGGCTGAAAAACCATTAGCAGGAACAATCTTATCCACTGATAATTCTCCTTTAGTGATGGTTCCAGTCTTGTCAAAGGCAATTGATTTAGCACTCGCCATTTTTTCTAAAGTAGTTCCTGTCTTTACAACGATTCCATTTCGACTTGAACGGCTCATACCAGCAACTAAAGCAATCGGTGCCGCCAATATCAACGGACATGGGGAAGCTACAACTAAAACCTCAGCAAACCGGGTTGGGTCCTTTGAAATAAACCAAGCAACACCTGCAATGACATAAGCTGTAATTGTAAATGGCACCGCGTATCGATCAGCCATCCGAACAAAACGGGCAGGCTGTGCTTCTGATTCTTTCACAAGCTTAACGATTGTTTGATACTGACTATTTGCCGCCGTTTTTTCAGCCCTCATCGTTAACGAATTGTCACCATTGATCGAACCAGACATGACTAAATCGTCTACATTTTTATTGACAGGACGAGATTCACCAGTCAAAGATGATTCGTCAACAGTTGATGTACCACTAACGACACGACCATCGACTGGGATTATTTCTCCCGGTTTGACAACTAGCTGATCGCTAACAATAACTTTTTCCACCGCAATGTCGATCAGATTTCCCTCAACTAGCTGATGGGCTTTTTGCGGTGAATTATCAAGTAGTGATTTTAATTCTTTATTGGCTTTTTTAGCTGCATAATCTTCAAGCGAATCGCCACCAGTCAACATAATCAAAATCATTAAACTCGCCCAGTATTCCCCGACAGCCAAGGTTGCAACGATTGCTGTGATTGCTAAAATATCAACACCGTATCTACCTGATTTCAATGTTTTCACCATTTCTACCAACATCGACAACGCCATAACCGAACCAGTGATAATGATGATCCCGTAGGCAACAGCCGATTGATTAAAAATAAATTCAAATAATAATGCTAAAATTCCTGTTATGACAGTAATCACCAATTTGATTAAATGCTTCATTTATACTCACTCCTTTTAAACACAGTGATCTCTTTCTTAAGACTACTCCTCGTGGAAGAAATAACAAAGCCAAAGCCCCTAAATGAAAATGATTGTCATTCTTTATACACAAAATAAGACGAGGCTGGGACATAACTCTACGAGTCACATTCCAGCCTCAAGGAATCAAGATACTTTTGTCTAATAACTGTAATCATTTAAATCACGCGCTTCTTCTTTTTGACTGTTCTATTTTCTTGTCTTTTTTCAACTTCATAGACTGCTCTTGTCATAAAGAGTGAGATATAGTTAAAGATAGAGCGACTACCTAGAATCAATGGTAGATAAAAGAAAACATTTCGGGTAAACAATGACGTTAGCATAAAGAACTCACCGAAAAATAGGAAACAAACTAGAAAAGCGACTAGTAAAAGACCAATCATGATCTGTTTTTTTAAATCCAACGGTCGAGCTGCTCGAAGTAACACTTGAAATCCGACACAGCCTGTAAGTAACACGCACATTGTAGAGACTTCTTGATGCGATAGATCAAACCAAATACCAGCAATTTGCAGCACTAAAATATTAAACACAACCGTTAAAGCACCAGGAACTGAAATTTTCAATATATTGGTTAAAAAATGACCCTTGATTCGTTGATAATTAGGCTCTAGCGCCAAAATAAAGGAAGGTATTCCGACTGTTAAGGTATTGATTGGTGTTAACTGCAACGGGGCAAAGGGATAGGGTAAGAATAAAAAGATAAAGCTTACAGCCAAAATAGCTGAATAGATTGTTTTTACCATATACATTGAAGCAACACGCTCAATATTATTGATGACTCTACGCCCCTCATTTAATACTTGAATCATTGAACTGAAATCAGAATTCAGCAAAACAACATCCGACACCGCACGGGCAGCATCACTGCCACTGGCCATGGCTACACTGACATCCGCTTCTCTCAAGGAAAGAATATCGTTGACACCGTCACCCGTCATACAAGTCGTATGACCATTTTGTTTCAGTGCTTGGATCAACTCTCTTTTTTGGTAGGGAGTTACTCGGCCAAAAACAGTCGTATTTTCTACTAATTCATTAAAGTTTGCTGAATCAGAAATAGTGCTCATATCAACAAAATTTTCAGCACCATCTATGCCGGCTTGTTTGGCGATTTGAGACACAGTTATGGGATTATCACCAGAAATAACTTTTAGGGTTACATCTTGTTTGGAAAAATAAGAAAAGGTATCCACTGCATTTTCTCGAATCGTATCGGCAATAATGAAAATCCCAACCGTTTCTTTTTTTGAGGGTAATTCAGGACTTTTTAATTCTTCTGGAAAATGAACTAAAATCAGGACACGGTCTCCTTGCTCATTGTATGGCGCCAACTTTTCTTGTAAGTCTTCTGGAACTTTAGAATATATAAATTCAGGCGCCCCCATGACAAATGAGCCTTTTTCTTCAAACGTCACCCCACTCCACTTTCGATCAGAAGAAAAAGGAATCACTTCTTTGACTTTCCAAGTAGATTGGGACAATGGAAACCTTGTTCTAAGAACTTTTGCTGTCGCATTTTGATCAGACAAGCCTAGCATCATTTCACCCATCGCACGTTCAACTTCACTTGCTGGAAAACCAGCTTGTGGAATCAATTCTTTAAAAGTTAAAGTGCCGTCAGTGATCGTTCCAGTTTTATCTAAGCAAATCGTATCGACTCGAGCAAGCGTTTCAATACAAGACAGGCGTTGGATCAATGTTTTTTTTCTAGCTAGGTTTGCTGCACCAACGGCAAATGCCACACTAGTCAATAACATTAGTCCTTCTGGAATCATACTAATCAAGGCACCAGAAACACCTAAAACTGTTTTAGGAAACGACTGTGTCGATTGGTATTGTGACCAAAACAATAGTAAACCAATTGGGACAATCGCAAACGTTAGTCCTTTTATTAACAGATTCAGAGAATTCATTAATTCAGAGGTTGATTGCTTTTCTGTTTTTGCTTCTTTTGACAGCTTAGAAACAAAATTATCTTCTCCAACAGCAGAGATTTTAACAAAGCCTAAGCCTGATGTGATAAAACTACCGCTCATGATTTTATCACCATTTTGCTTTGTGATTTTATCAGATTCTCCCGTTAGTAAAGACTCGTCAACCTCCATCCCATCAGCTTGCAGTACAATTCCATCAGATGGCACTTGATTGCCCAAGGTCAAGACTAAGACATCCCCTAAAACGATCTCATCTTGAAAAATCTTTACTAACCGCCCTTCTCGCAGTGCAGTAACTTCTGTTTTATTGACAATTGATAATTTATCGATCGTTTTTTTAGCATGTATTTCTTGAATCACACCAATTGCTGTATTAATGATGATGATCCAAAAAAATAGTGCATTCTTCGGATATCCTACAGCAAAAACTGCAACTGCCAGAAATAAATTGATAAAATTGAACAAAGTTAGTGAGTTATCTAGAATAATCTGTTTTGTTGTTCTAGACAAATCTTCTACTTCTTTGTTGTATTTTCCTTCTGCGTAAAGCTGTTCTACCTCTCTATCAGATAAGCCAGTGATATTAGCTGGTATCCTAATATCATTATTATTTATCGTTTGTGCTTTTTCTTCAGATGAAAGAAACTCCTCATTATCGATATCTCTTTTTTTCCTGAATAATTTTTTCATATTTTCATTCACCTTTTTCTTGCTATAGTTACGTTTATTGTAGAGTAATTCACCGATTATTGTAGATTACTAGTTTAAGTTTACACTTTTTTTAACCATTTGAACAAAATGAAGGTATTTTAAATTGAAAATAGGTATAAAAAAAAGGCCATTTTTCTAGCCATTCTTTTTGTTCATTTCGATTTATTTAAGTCTAGTTACTTTAGATTGGAGCGAGAACTTTGTATTGATTCACATTTACCTGTTACTACGATATTTTGATCGTGTCTCACTCTAGATTAGAGTGAGACCGTTTATATTCACGTCCAAAGCTTCAGCGATCAAATTTCAATCCACTCACTCTAGATTAGAGTGAGACGGAGCAACGACATCAAATCAAAAAGTAACACTTGTTATTTCAATCCACTCACTCTAGATTAGAGTGAGACGCTGCTAATCGATTAAACGATGGGCAGAAAAAAATTTCAATCCACTCACTCTAGATTAGAGTGAGACTGACACAAACAAAGACACTAAAACACACCTATTATTTCAATCCACTCACTCTAGATTAGAGTGAGACAAAAAGGATACTTGATTGCATTTGGTAGAGAGAAATTTCAATCCACTCACTCTAGATTAGAGTGAGACAAGTAGAGTTGGCTCCAATGGTCGAGTGGGTACAATTTCAATCCACTCACTCTAGATTAGAGTGAAACCTGAACAAATGTTAGAGGATATAGAGCGGATTAAGATTTCAATCCACTCACTCTAGATTAGAGTGAGACAATTTATGTTCAAGTAAAAACACAAGGTGATTATATTTCAATCCACTCACTCTAGATTAGAGTGAGACGTCATGGCAATGCTAAAACACCAAAGTATTTTACTGCTATTTCAATCCACTCACTCTAGATTAGAGTGAGACGAGGAGGAATAAAAATGAGTAAACCATATACAACAATTTCAATCCACTCACTCTAGATTAGAGTGAGACGCGGAATTTATCAACTTAAAAAGAAAGATCTATATTTCAATCCACTCACTCTAGATTAGAGTGAGACTCACAAGAAGTTTGCGGAAAAACGGACAGAAAAAATTTCAATCCACTCACTCTAGATTAGAGTGAGACTCGAATGTTAAACCAGTTGAGAGTGCGATTTCTGATTTCAATCCACTCACTCTAGATTAGAGTGAGACCGTGAAAAAACAAAAATAACAGTCAAAAACTTACTATATCTACTATTTCTTCACGTAAATCTATACAACCATTAAAATAAAATGAGAAAAACAGCTTAATTATGCTCTTTTTCGCTCTTTTTTTGGTGCGGATCTCCCAGTGTTTTTATGGGCACTTAGGGTCCGCACCAAACGATCCCTTACCTTTTTGAACTTTTAAAGGCTTACTTCCAGAAGTCATCAAAAATGGAAATCGGCATATGGCGTTTATGTTGGGTCTTTTTATACCAACCTTCAATCGTTTCCTTTGCTGGTTCAGATACTTTTTTCCCTTCAACATAGTCATCGATATCATCATAGGTCACACCAAGCGCAACTTCATCTGCCAACAATGGTTTATCATCTTCTAAATCAGCAGTTGGGATCTTTGTATACAATTCAGCAGGTGAGCCCAATTCTTTCAATAAGGCTTTTCCTTGACGCTTATTTAAGCGATATAACGGTAAAATATCAGCACCACCGTCTCCATATTTTGTATAAAAACCAGTAATATTTTCAGCAGCGTGATCCGTTCCAATCACAGCGCCTGCTTTTGCTCCAGCAATCGCATATTGAACGATCATCCGTTGCCGTGCCTTCATATTGCCTTTATTGAAATTATTAATCGAAACACCAGACTCCTCAAGTGAAAGAACACCTGCATCGATAGCAGGTTTGATATTAACTCGTAAAGAAACATCCGGCTGAATAAAATCTAGGGCTTTTTTAGCATCCGCTTCATCCACCTGTTCACCGTAAGGCAAACGCACAGCAATAAACTGATACTCATCATCTTTCGTTTCCTGACGCATTTCCTCCATTGTTAGCTGAGCCAGTCGTCCAGCTAAAGTGGAATCCTGACCGCCACTAATACCAAGTACAAAGGTTTTTAAAAATGGATATTTATATAAGTAATTTTTCATAAAATCAACACTTTTTCGAATTTCTTCTTGCGGATCGATTTGTGGTTTGACACCTAATTCTTCAATAATTGCCTGTTGCAGTGACTCCATATAAAATCCCTCCTAATTTAAAAGCGGAACAAATCGGTTAATCCTGTAGAAAATTAGGAAATTGGTACTGAAACGTTCTTTGTTTCATTGCCAATTTATCTATTTTCCTAAGGATTGATTTGTGTAGCTAGATAATTTAAAAGCATAGCAGGCTCGGTCGGCTCTGACTGAAAAATAGGAAATTATGACTGAGGTGCTTTTTACCTCATTCATAATTTATCTTTTTTCCGAGAGACTAGCCCATGCAGCTAGATAACATTAAAAGCATAGCAGACTCGTTTAACTCCGACTGGAAAATAGGAAAAATCGATTGTGGTGCTTTTTACCACAAACTATTTTTATCTTTTTCCCAAGGAATTAGCCCGCGTAGCTAGATAACATACGGTAAAAACGTTCCGCTTCGCTTCACTGTGTTTCAAAACAAAAGCGGAACAAACCGGTTAATCCTGTAGAAAATTAGGAAATTGGTACTGAAACGATCTTTGTTTCATTGCCAATTTATCTATTTCCATAAGAATTGATTTGTTTAGTTAGGTATATCTATTTGCCTTCACTTAATGCTTTGACATCCACACGAACTTTTTCAAGTAAACGCATTTTATGATTCCAACACTCAGTTGATAGATCGACTGGGTATTTTTGCGGATTAAGATCACGTTTATACTCTTCCCAAAGTGAATCAAGATTTTCTTTTGCGTAGCTTTTGATTTCTTTTAAAGTTGGCATTTCATACACTCGTTTTCCTTCAACAAAAATATCTTGTAACACCGCTCTAGCTTCAAAATCTCTGACTGTTTTATTGATAAATGTATGCACTGGATGGAACATATAAATCTCCTCTTGTTTGCGAGGATCTTCATCCCACAGTGTCACATAATCACCTTCAGATTTCTTATCTGATTTACGTGTGATGCGCCATACTTGTTTTTTCCCAGGTGTTGTAACTTTTTCGGCATTGCTAGAAAGTTTGATGGTATCTTTCATCTGACCATCTTTATCTTCGATCGAAACTAATTTAAACACAGCCCCTAAAGCCGGTTGATCATAGGCCGTGATCAATTTCGTTCCAACACCCCAAACGTCGATTTTAGCTTTTTGCATTTTTAAACTTAAAATCGTATTTTCGTCTAGGTCATTTGAGGCGTAGATTTTAGCTTCGGTGTATCCCGCTTCGTCTAATTGTTCACGCACTCGTTTTGAAATATACGCCATATCGCCACTATCAAGACGTACACCGAGGAAATTGATTTTATCGCCCATTTCCTTCGCTACCCGGATTGCTCCTGGTACTCCAGATTTCAAGGTGTCATAGGTATCAACTAAAAAGACACAATCCTTATGCGTTTGTGCATATGCTGTAAAAGCATCATAATCATTTCCATATGACTGTACTAATGAATGTGCATGCGTTCCGCTAACTGGAATACCGAAAACTTTACCAGCTCGAACATTACTTGTCGCATCAGCTCCGCCAATGTATGCTGCCCGAGTGCCCCAAACAGCCGCATCCAATTCTTGGGCACGACGAGTTCCAAATTCCATCAAAGGATCATCTCCAATGACAGATTTGATTCGTGCCGCTTTTGTTGCAATTAGGGTTTGGAAATTGACCATATTCAACAGAGCCGTTTCGATCAGCTGACATTGCGCTAAAGGACCTTCTACCTGGATCAACGGTTCATTATTAAAAACTAAGTCCCCTTCTAAAGCAGAACGAACAGTACATTTAAATTCAAACTCTTTTAAGTAAGTCAAAAAATCCTCTGGGTAGTTTTCTACTTCTCTCAGATAGGCAATATCCGTATCTGTAAATGTTAAATTCTCTAAATAATCGACCAACCGCTCTAAACCAGCAAAAATAGCATAGCCATGATTAAAAGGCATCTCTCGAAAATAACATTCAAAAACAGAATGTAAATCGGCCCTTCCTAATTTCCAATACGTCTGCATCATGTTGATTTGGTATAAATCCGTATGTAATGTTAAACTATCATCCTTGTATACTTTTTTCATCTCAATATGCCATCCTTTGTCTTTTCTAGAATTTTAATTTTTATTATAACAAATAACTATTTTTTTAACTAAAAACTGGTTTTAAGATGCTTTTTTCTTGAAAATAAAAAATTTACTGAAAAAGTAATTCAATACAACTACTGCAACTTGTGTTACCATTTTTGCCCAAAAATCGGAGATATGCATCACTTCTATCATTAAAACCATCAATGCCATGTCAACGACAAATGATAGTACTCGGTACCAGTAAAACAGCAACATCTCTCTAATAAAAGAGCCCATATCTTCATGATTGCTGGCAAATACAAAATATTTATTAGTAAAGAATGCAAACAATACTGATAAAAACCAACCGATTGCATTACTTATTTTATAGTCGATTCCTAATACATCCTTACAAACAAAGAAAATCACTATATTAACAATCGTTGTTGCCACACCAAAAACTAAATAAGAAATCACTTCTTTATATTTATGAAATAATTCTTTCAACGTCCACGCTTCCCTTCGTTCCTTTTCCTATTTTATCAAATATAAGATAGAAATCATACTGATTTTCTAGTTTCTCGTCATTGATTATTGAATCTCTTCCATGAGTTCCTAACAAAGCCGCTTATTATCGCTCAATCACTTGATTGTACTATCCTATTTTAAAAACTAAAAACCCTTGAAAAATTGATGATTCAACTTTTCCAAGGATTTTAATTATTTTTAAGACGGATCAACAGTCTTTTGAATCACAATAATATCTTTTCTAGGAGCGCTAAAAGAATAGCCTTTTTGCTGCATTTCGTTTTTTACACCGATATTGACAGTTACTTCTTCTCGCGTCGTATTTAAAAGTTTTTTGATCACATAATCAACTTCTTTTTTGGTAATCTTCTTTTTAGTATTGATCATGATGATGTCGATTTTATCAAATGCATCAGCATAGACAATTTGAGTACGGTCTAGTGCATATAATTTAAAAAATTTAATCGCTTTTGTACCAAAAACGAACTTCGTAATATTTGGATAAAAATATTCTAAGTCTAAATTCCTGTTGATTGGTGTTTCGATTAATTTCATTCTACCAGCTCCTTGTTTATTTAACTTTGCTCCTAATAGCTTTACATAAAAATTTTACTCTTTCATAGACACTTTGTAAATCAAAAAATAAAATTTATGTTATCCTATAAAAAAAGTCTTGACCTTAACGTTAAGTAAAGGTTTATGCTAGTTTCATACAGGAGGAAAACAGATGGAATACACAATCAAAAAAATTGCTGAATTATCTGGCATCAGCACTCGAACATTGCGTTATTATGACGAAATCGATCTTTTAAAACCTGCGCGTATCAATACTTCTGGTTATCGCATTTATGGAACAAAGGAAATTGACAAGCTGCAGCAGATTCTTTTTTACCGTTCATTAGATTTGAAGCTAGAAGCGATCCAAAAACTACTAAATACACCAAACTATGATCCAAAACACGTGTTACAGGATCATTATCGTCAATTATTGGACAAACGTCAGCAGATCGATCATCTGATCCTCACTGTAGAAAAAACATTACGTTATCAAAAAGGAGAAATCACTATGACTGACAAAGAAAAATTTGTAGGACTAAAACAAAAAAAACTACAAGAAAATGAACAACAATATGGCAAAGAAATACGTGAAAAATATGGGGAGAAAATGGTGGAGGCATCTAATCAAAAGTGGCTGGATCTAAGTGAAGAAGACTATAGCAGAATGGAAGCCGCTGAAAAAGAAATACTTGAAGCATTAAAAATCGTGATGAACACCAAAGAATACCAATCGAAAGAAGCAGAAACCGTCTTTTTTAAGCATAAGGAATGGCTACAATACACTTCTCCCACCTATTCAGTTGAAATGCACAAAGGTCTGGGACAAATGTATGTTGGCGATGAACGATTTGCAGCTTACTATGATAAACGAGCAGGAAAATCTGCTGCTCAAACATTAAATCAAATTATTCAACATTTTGCATAATAGACAAGCGATTACGAGCTTAGTATGATTTAAGGTGTCTGAGAGGTAACTTTTCCAGTTACCTCTCAGACACCTTAAAATCTAAATAGTGATAAAAAAAGTAGCTATTGATTGCTTGTAAACTATCCTCAATACTTTTTTTTGCTTTCTACAATGTCCCTAAATAGGCCAGACCAAATAAAATCAGTAGAAAAATCGTTAAAGCCGCCGATTTAAGTCTTCGTTTTCTCTGTTTTGCAATAAAATTAGCATTTTTTAAACGCTCTTGCTTATAGCTATCAGAGTGTTTGATTTGCGTAATATCATAATAAAAAAATTGCAGAGGCTGTTCCAGCATCGTCTCATCTAATCCATCTGTATAGCCAACCAACAATGTATATTGTCTGATTTTTGATGGGAAATTTCTACTATTCTTCTTTTTTAACTTCACAAATAACTCTTGATCGCCTAAAAAATAATAAGATTGATCATCTTCCTGAATTTCGATCGACTCCATTTTCTGAAATTCATCTGGCAGTTGCGTCTTGATCCGCTGAAAATAGGCGTCAAAAACTTCTGCACGTATATAGCGAAATAAATAGACAACTACGCCTGCCTCAATCAAAAACAATGTCACTAATAACCATCTAATAAGTGCTTCAGATAAACCGACCCCAACAGCCGTTACCAACATGACGGCAAGCAGAAAGAATAAATATTTTTGGTAATGTTTCATGTATAACTGCCTGATTCCCGATTGATAATACTCTAAATCATGTTCAACATTCTTTTTTATTTCGTTCATTGTTACTCCCCTAACTTTAAAAATCCATTCCATAATTACCTTGTTTCAAAAAATGTTCACTGCTTTTATTTTAGCTTAGACAGTTCTCACTGACAACTTGTGTTTTAGCCTTTGATGATTTCTTCAAAAATAAATTTCCCGACACCGCCATCTAAACACTCACCAATAATCAGCTGACACTGCTCTTTCACGATTTCCTTGGCATTTCCGACTGCTACTGGAACATCAACAACTTCTAACATGGCTAAATCATTTTCGCCATCACCGATACCGTAGCTACGTGCATCTGGAAAACTTTTCATGAATTCTTTGATAGCATTCCCTTTGCTGCTCTTTGGGTCAACGATTTCTAAGCATTGGATAAATGAAGAAAAGACATCTGCCGACTCACTTGCC
The Enterococcus silesiacus DNA segment above includes these coding regions:
- a CDS encoding teichoic acid glycosylation protein — translated: MKELFHKYKEVISYLVFGVATTIVNIVIFFVCKDVLGIDYKISNAIGWFLSVLFAFFTNKYFVFASNHEDMGSFIREMLLFYWYRVLSFVVDMALMVLMIEVMHISDFWAKMVTQVAVVVLNYFFSKFFIFKKKAS
- a CDS encoding MerR family transcriptional regulator → MEYTIKKIAELSGISTRTLRYYDEIDLLKPARINTSGYRIYGTKEIDKLQQILFYRSLDLKLEAIQKLLNTPNYDPKHVLQDHYRQLLDKRQQIDHLILTVEKTLRYQKGEITMTDKEKFVGLKQKKLQENEQQYGKEIREKYGEKMVEASNQKWLDLSEEDYSRMEAAEKEILEALKIVMNTKEYQSKEAETVFFKHKEWLQYTSPTYSVEMHKGLGQMYVGDERFAAYYDKRAGKSAAQTLNQIIQHFA